The following proteins are encoded in a genomic region of Garra rufa chromosome 22, GarRuf1.0, whole genome shotgun sequence:
- the tvp23b gene encoding Golgi apparatus membrane protein TVP23 homolog B, producing the protein MKLNSNDDDDVSLFDAEEDSATRKNKIKHPVASFFHLFFRVIAILVYLLCGLVGGSFIACMVTIILLLSCDFWTVKNITGRLMVGLRWWNQVDDDGKSHWVFESRKASGNQSSAPRSSNAESRIFWLGLIICPVIWVIFAFSTLISFKIKWLAVVILGVVLQGANLYGYVRCKVGAKTNLKNMATNYFGRQFLKQAFTKQEES; encoded by the exons ATGAAGCTG AACTCAAATGATGATGACGATGTGTCTTTATTTGATGCTGAGGAGGATTCAGCCACAAGAAAGAACAAAATCAA GCATCCGGTGGCATCCTTCTTCCACCTGTTCTTCCGGGTCATTGCCATTCTGGTGTACCTGCTGTGTGGTTTAGTCGGTGGATCCTTCATCGCCTGTATGGTCACCATCATCCTCCTCCTGTCATGTGACTTCTGGACTGTGAAG AATATTACCGGGCGTCTGATGGTGGGTTTGCGCTGGTGGAATCAAGTGGATGATGATGGAAAAAGCCATTGGGTGTTTGAGTCCAGAAAG GCCAGTGGGAATCAGTCTTCAGCGCCCCGATCCTCAAACGCAGAATCCCGTATCTTCTGGCTGGGTCTGATCATCTGCCCCGTCATCTGGGTCATCTTTGCTTTCTCGACACTTATTTCCTTTAAGATTAAATGGCTG GCGGTGGTGATTTTGGGAGTGGTGTTACAGGGAGCCAATCTCTACGGATATGTGCGCTGTAAAGTAGGAGCCAAAACGAACCTGAAGAACATGGCCACAAATTACTTTGGACGGCAGTTTCTAAAACag GCTTTTACAAAACAAGAGGAGTCTTAG